One part of the Lathamus discolor isolate bLatDis1 chromosome 23, bLatDis1.hap1, whole genome shotgun sequence genome encodes these proteins:
- the LOC136003793 gene encoding keratin, type II cytoskeletal cochleal isoform X2 codes for MSRSVSFSSRSAAGPGISQVRVSTVSSTRGLGGGSGLSRAGGFGSSSLYSVGSGSKRVSLGGGSSYSVRSGYGYGGMGFAGAPGSGSIQEVTINHNLLTPLNLEIDPNIQRVRKEEKEQIKTLNNRFASFIDKVRFLEQQNKMLETKWSLLQDQKTTRSNIAPMFETYISNLRRQLDGLLNDKGRLEGELKNMQDLVEDFKTKYEDEINKRTAAENEFVVLKKDVDAAYMNKVELEAKVDALTDEINFLRSLYEVELQELQAKISDTSVVLSMDNSRNLDLDSIIAEVKAQYEEIANRSRAEAESWYQSKYEALQVTAGKHGDDLRNTKNEIVEINRVIQRLQAEIENAKAQRAKLEAAIAEAEERGELALKDARAKLEELEAALQKAKQDMARQLREYQELMNVKLALDIEIATYRKLLEGEESRLAGDGVGSVNISVVSSSGGGGFTSSSGLLGGGLGGGLSLGSGMGSGALGFSSGGATKSYTITTTSSSRRSFRNSFL; via the exons ATGTCCCGCTCTGTGAGCTTCAGCTCCCGCTCTGCCGCCGGCCCTGGCATCAGCCAGGTGCGGGTCAGCACCGTCTCCTCCACCCGCGGGCTCGGAGGCGGCTCCGGCTTAAGCCGGGCTGGGGGCTTTGGCAGCTCCAGCCTCTACAGCGTGGGCTCCGGCAGCAAGCGGGTGTCCCTCGGCGGGGGCAGCTCCTACAGCGTTCGCTCTGGATACGGCTATGGGGGCATGGGGTTCGCTGGGGCGCCCGGCTCCGGCAGCATTCAGGAGGTCACCATCAACCACAACCTCCTGACGCCCCTAAACCTGGAGATCGACCCCAACATCCAGCGCGTGCgcaaggaggagaaggagcagaTCAAGACCCTCAACAACAGATTCGCCTCCTTCATCGACAAG GTCCGCTTCTTGGAGCAGCAAAACAAGATGCTGGAGACCAAATGGAGCCTCCTCCAGGACCAGAAAACCACCCGCAGTAACATTGCTCCCATGTTTGAGACGTACATCAGCAACCTGCGGCGGCAGCTCGACGGGCTCTTGAATGACAAAGGGCGTTTGGAGGGCGAGCTCAAGAACATGCAGGATCTTGTTGAGGATTTCAAGACCAA GTATGAAGATGAGATCAACAAGCGCACGGCAGCAGAGAATGAATTTGTGGTGCTCAAGAAG GACGTGGATGCTGCCTACATGAACAAAGTGGAGCTGGAGGCCAAGGTGGATGCGCTCACGGATGAGATTAACTTCCTGAGGTCTCTCTATGAAGTG GAACTTCAAGAGCTGCAGGCCAAGATCTCTGACACCTCAGTGGTGCTGTCTATGGATAACAGCCGAAACCTGGACCTGGACAGCATCATTGCAGAGGTCAAAGCGCAGTATGAGGAGATTGCCAACAGGAGCCGGGCGGAAGCTGAGTCCTGGTACCAAAGCAAG TACGAGGCCCTGCAGGTCACCGCAGGGAAGCACGGGGATGACCTGCGCAACACCAAGAACGAGATCGTGGAGATCAACCGCGTGATCCAGAGGCTGCAGGCGGAGATCGAAAACGCAAAGGCCCAG CGCGCCAAGCTGGAGGCAGCCATCGCCGAGGCTGAGGAACGCGGGGAGCTGGCGCTGAAGGATGCCAGGGccaagctggaggagctggaggcagctctgcagaaggcCAAGCAGGACATGGCCCGGCAGCTCCGCGAGTACCAGGAGCTGATGAACGTCAAACTGGCCCTGGACATCGAGATCGCGACCTACAggaagctgctggagggagaggagagcag GTTGGCTGGTGATGGAGTTGGCAGCGTCAACATCT CCGTGGTGAGCTCCAGCGGTGGAGGTGGCTTTACCAGTTCCAGTGGATTGCTGGGAGGAGGACTCGGAGGAGGCCTTAGCCTGGGCTCAGGAATGGGCAGCGGAGCGCTCGGCTTCTCCTCCGGGGGTGCCACCAAGTCCTACACTATCACCACGACCTCATCCAGCAGGAGAAGCTTCAGGAA cagcttccTGTAG
- the LOC136003793 gene encoding keratin, type II cytoskeletal cochleal isoform X1, which produces MSRSVSFSSRSAAGPGISQVRVSTVSSTRGLGGGSGLSRAGGFGSSSLYSVGSGSKRVSLGGGSSYSVRSGYGYGGMGFAGAPGSGSIQEVTINHNLLTPLNLEIDPNIQRVRKEEKEQIKTLNNRFASFIDKVRFLEQQNKMLETKWSLLQDQKTTRSNIAPMFETYISNLRRQLDGLLNDKGRLEGELKNMQDLVEDFKTKYEDEINKRTAAENEFVVLKKDVDAAYMNKVELEAKVDALTDEINFLRSLYEVELQELQAKISDTSVVLSMDNSRNLDLDSIIAEVKAQYEEIANRSRAEAESWYQSKYEALQVTAGKHGDDLRNTKNEIVEINRVIQRLQAEIENAKAQRAKLEAAIAEAEERGELALKDARAKLEELEAALQKAKQDMARQLREYQELMNVKLALDIEIATYRKLLEGEESRLAGDGVGSVNISVVSSSGGGGFTSSSGLLGGGLGGGLSLGSGMGSGALGFSSGGATKSYTITTTSSSRRSFRKTNWLQNFSSGEGTGVRNPSACPGHITPGLILPS; this is translated from the exons ATGTCCCGCTCTGTGAGCTTCAGCTCCCGCTCTGCCGCCGGCCCTGGCATCAGCCAGGTGCGGGTCAGCACCGTCTCCTCCACCCGCGGGCTCGGAGGCGGCTCCGGCTTAAGCCGGGCTGGGGGCTTTGGCAGCTCCAGCCTCTACAGCGTGGGCTCCGGCAGCAAGCGGGTGTCCCTCGGCGGGGGCAGCTCCTACAGCGTTCGCTCTGGATACGGCTATGGGGGCATGGGGTTCGCTGGGGCGCCCGGCTCCGGCAGCATTCAGGAGGTCACCATCAACCACAACCTCCTGACGCCCCTAAACCTGGAGATCGACCCCAACATCCAGCGCGTGCgcaaggaggagaaggagcagaTCAAGACCCTCAACAACAGATTCGCCTCCTTCATCGACAAG GTCCGCTTCTTGGAGCAGCAAAACAAGATGCTGGAGACCAAATGGAGCCTCCTCCAGGACCAGAAAACCACCCGCAGTAACATTGCTCCCATGTTTGAGACGTACATCAGCAACCTGCGGCGGCAGCTCGACGGGCTCTTGAATGACAAAGGGCGTTTGGAGGGCGAGCTCAAGAACATGCAGGATCTTGTTGAGGATTTCAAGACCAA GTATGAAGATGAGATCAACAAGCGCACGGCAGCAGAGAATGAATTTGTGGTGCTCAAGAAG GACGTGGATGCTGCCTACATGAACAAAGTGGAGCTGGAGGCCAAGGTGGATGCGCTCACGGATGAGATTAACTTCCTGAGGTCTCTCTATGAAGTG GAACTTCAAGAGCTGCAGGCCAAGATCTCTGACACCTCAGTGGTGCTGTCTATGGATAACAGCCGAAACCTGGACCTGGACAGCATCATTGCAGAGGTCAAAGCGCAGTATGAGGAGATTGCCAACAGGAGCCGGGCGGAAGCTGAGTCCTGGTACCAAAGCAAG TACGAGGCCCTGCAGGTCACCGCAGGGAAGCACGGGGATGACCTGCGCAACACCAAGAACGAGATCGTGGAGATCAACCGCGTGATCCAGAGGCTGCAGGCGGAGATCGAAAACGCAAAGGCCCAG CGCGCCAAGCTGGAGGCAGCCATCGCCGAGGCTGAGGAACGCGGGGAGCTGGCGCTGAAGGATGCCAGGGccaagctggaggagctggaggcagctctgcagaaggcCAAGCAGGACATGGCCCGGCAGCTCCGCGAGTACCAGGAGCTGATGAACGTCAAACTGGCCCTGGACATCGAGATCGCGACCTACAggaagctgctggagggagaggagagcag GTTGGCTGGTGATGGAGTTGGCAGCGTCAACATCT CCGTGGTGAGCTCCAGCGGTGGAGGTGGCTTTACCAGTTCCAGTGGATTGCTGGGAGGAGGACTCGGAGGAGGCCTTAGCCTGGGCTCAGGAATGGGCAGCGGAGCGCTCGGCTTCTCCTCCGGGGGTGCCACCAAGTCCTACACTATCACCACGACCTCATCCAGCAGGAGAAGCTTCAGGAA GACAAACTGGCTGCAGAATTTCAGCAGTGGTGAAGGAACTGGAGTGAGAAACCCCAGTGCCTGCCCCGGCCACATCACCCCAGGCTTGATCCTGCCCTCCTGA
- the LOC136003800 gene encoding keratin, type II cytoskeletal cochleal-like has translation MGFGYRGFGYGVGGVSRPCTIIPITINKQLLQPLRLELDPNVQTVKNQEKEQIKTLNNQFASFIDKVRFLEQQNKVLETKWSFLQGQNHSKNTITPMLEAYIGNLKKQLEALGCTRAQLETDRKATQQLLDTNKKMYKDECSQRPCTESKFIALKKDVDDVFLNKAELEAKVGSLQEDAEFLRKIYKEETHRLQAQISATSAVIKMNKSQDVDLGGITADARARYEDIACKSRAEAQAWYESKFKELRVTAGRNTDSLRETKTKAAELTRKVQRLNGEVKSAKDQCTKLEAAMANAEQRGETSIKNAKQKLSELEDALQQTKADLSRQLREYQELMNVKLALDVEIVTYRKLLEGEESR, from the exons ATGGGGTTTGGCTACAGAGGTTTTGGCTATGGGGTTGGTGGAGTCTCCAGACCGTGCACCATCATACCCATCACCATCAACAAGCAACTGCTCCAACCACTCAGATTGGAACTGGATCCCAATGTGCAAACGGTGAAGAACCAAGAGAAGGAGCAGATCAAGACCCTCAACAACCAATTTGCTTCTTTCATTGACAAG GTCCGattcctggagcagcagaacaaGGTGCTGGAGACCAAGTGGAGCTTTCTGCAGGgtcaaaatcacagcaagaACACCATCACGCCCATGTTAGAGGCTTATATTGGGAACCTGAAGAAGCAGCTGGAAGCACTGGGGTGCACCAGAGCCCAGTTAGAAACAGACCGGAAAGCAACCCAGCAGCTTTTGGATACCAACaagaaaat GTACAAGGACGAATGCAGCCAGCGGCCCTGCACCGAGAGCAAGTTTATTGCCCTGAAGAAG GACGTGGACGATGTTTTCTTaaacaaagcagagctggaagccaAGGTGGGAAGCCTGCAAGAAGACGCTGAATTCCTGAGAAAGATCTACAAAGAG GAAACCCACCGGCTGCAGGCCCAGATCTCTGCTACTTCAGCGGTCATCAAGATGAACAAAAGCCAAGATGTGGACCTGGGTGGCATCACTGCAGATGCGAGGGCTCGGTACGAGGACATTGCCTGCAAGAGCCGGGCAGAAGCACAAGCCTGGTATGAAAGTAAG TTCAAGGAGCTGCGAGTTACTGCAGGCAGAAACACCGACAGCCTGCGAGAGACAAAAACCAAGGCAGCTGAGCTGACACGGAAGGTCCAGAGGCTGAATGGAGAAGTCAAGAGCGCCAAGGACCAG tgcaCCAAGCTGGAAGCCGCAATGGCCAACGCTGAGCAACGTGGGGAGACATCCATCAAGAATGCGAAGCAGAAGCTGTCCGAGCTGgaggatgctctgcagcagaCCAAGGCAGACctgagccggcagctccgcgagTACCAGGAGCTCATGAATGTCAAGCTGGCCCTGGATGTTGAGATTGTCACCTACAggaagctgctggagggagaggagagcaggtGA